The Cyprinus carpio isolate SPL01 chromosome A3, ASM1834038v1, whole genome shotgun sequence genomic interval tcagGGTATTTGGCAAAAACTGGGTAGTTCTTTCAGAAACGTAGTTTGGTACTGGTTTAagctgtttatattttatttaaaattgccaTTCAGTCACAGGATGCAGCAAGTTCTTgaactttgtgtgtttttgttgggaAGAGAATGTTTCAAGGTGGATTGAAGGATCGTACAGTTCGTTACAATAGAGGGTAGGAAAATACAGGCTAACAGGGTGAATATAAGACTTTAAAGGGGTAGTTACAAGGCTTGTGGTAGTTACATAGCTTAGGTGCAGAATTCGGGGCATCGTTACAGAAAGGATTCATACTTCATCTTTGGGGGCGGACTTATAGGGCGGAAAGGGGGGCAGGCAGGAGCCATCTGTTCATGTTACTCCGGACCATAAGACACCTGCCACACAATGATATGACTCCTCTCTGCTTTAGACAACGCTGGCTTCATCTGAGGAGCTTCACTATCTGCTTCCTCTGTCTCGTCTTCACCATCACCTGAGAGAAGAGAATGAGTAAATGCTATTAATGGTTATATGACCAAACAAACATGCTAATTTAGTGTATTAATTGTTTCTCACCGATACGGAAGTCGATATAACCCTCTCCTCCACTCAGTACCAGCACGTTCTGAATGCTCTGTGCTTCTGTGTCTGTCGGGGCTGAAGACCCCTGAGACTCTGATGGACTGTCCAACACGCTACCATTCAGGGTGGCCAACACATTGcctaaaaaaacaacatgagATGCATGCATGTTACAGTTATATAAACATGTCTAAAATACTCTTATATAAATATGtctaaaaacacatgtaaaattatatatataatcatatataatccTCACATATTTAAAATTGACACTAACCTGGCACTGACACGAAGAACTTGACAGCATCTCTGTGTCCATGGAAACAGAGTTGAGCCTGTGCCATAGAGCAGTACGGTATGAAGCTACTCTTCTCAGAGTTGCTGTCATCTGCATAAACGTGGATCACGCCCCCAGATGATGTGGGCGACACCTTATTGGCTGCAAGAGAACAGAAAGCACCAATCAGAAAGTGTAACAACCAATCGCAGAAGCTCACAGGGACTGCCAGTgcttaaataaatgaaactgcTGCAGAGAAAAACAGTGTAATAAAGAGATCAAAGCATGCAGAAAAAGGCGCAGatattcaaaaagacaaaaaacatggGGAAAAAATGAAGCATAGTTAACATAATGAAGATAGAGGAAATTCATTCGTAATTAAAACAAGCTgaaaccactgaaaaaaaaaatctactgaacGATGGAGTGAATGAAATAGActgaagtgttttctttttttagtttgttgaAAAAATAATTGACAATTAAATAACTGATTTTTATTGCAAGGTTAAGATAggataagatattttttttgataaatatgtatatgtagaaTAGATTTATATGACTCTTCACTCCACTCAAAATGacattgaaaaaaattaacacaaaaatgatGGGTATAGTAGGACAGAGGTGATTCATCCATGTCCAAAACATGCTAAAACCActtaaaaaacaagtttattaaacaatgaaatataaatgaaagaaaCCCATGAAGTACCAAAAATAAGTGTAATGTGATATGATAAGAATGACAGTTGTAACACTCCACACTTACCCCTCAGTCCGAGGAGCTGCCCTCGATGAAGCACTACAGCTACAGGAAGAAGGAAGTGGGAAGGGGAACAAGGCAGGACAAGAGAGCAACACTCATGAGACGAAGAGAACGAGGGTAGTGGTACAATAGGGAAAAAAGAAGAGGAGTAAGAGGAGCTAGAGAGGAGCTGACAAGAGGAGGCACAGGGTTTGTTGGGTAATTAATGGATTAAGTTGATTTAGTGGTTAATGATCTGGGATAATGGCATTAAAGTTTGCAGGTTAATACCAGGGTGGTGGCTATGGTGAAATTCAAGCCTCTTAACTATCTTAACCGGCAAGACTTCCTTGGTCAGCCAGCTTCAGAATGAGCAAGAACAAGAACAAGCTGGCTGACCACCAAAAGTATCACTAACCATCATAAACCAATGACAGAGAAATGTTTTGGTTCAGATGATCAAGGACCTTGTTAACAATAAAGTGTATATGCATACAAATACCCCTTAAACTTACTTTCAGTCAGAGGGATTGAGATGATGACACCATTTCCAGTCCCCACCCACAATCGGTTTCCTCCAATCAGCAGCGCAGTTATCCTGACAAAAGAGAACCCCAACTTTCCTGTACCTGTCAATCACAGACAACATTGcacaatgtaaaacatttatattgcgACTTCTGATCTTTGATAAATATTAGGCAAAATTATTCcattaataactaaaataaatgaccAATAAATTAACAccatatttaaattacaaaaatcttatcttttttttttgtacattttctgttaaatagtttttataaatctggtaaaataaaacaaaatataaaataaaatcaaagtaaaaaaaaaaactgcccaaGGAGGCAATTAAGTACACATATAATCTTAATTCTAAACTAATCTCTACACAGAATGCTATAAATCAGAATTGTTGAAGTCACAGCAACAAAGTGAGAAGTGTTACCCAGCATCTTGCTGACATAAGGCTCGATATCCACATCTTGCAGATGCTGATGTGTGAGTGCGTGGTACAAGCGGAGCGTAGAATCCAGCCGGATTGAAACCCAGACACCATCACCAATCCATGCCAGCTGCCTCACCTGGCTCTCCTTGCGTGGGTGAGCATCAAATGATTTCtataagaaagagaaagaaacataaaaaagtcCCAAGACAAAGATTATGATGAAGACATAACATTCACTATCTGAGACTCGCCTCAATCTGCATGCTCTTGGGCTGGATCACGTGGATCTTGTTCTTATTACCACACCAGACTTTGTCATGAACCACAGCCATGCATCGGATGGAGTGGTGGGGTCTTCCCAGATCCATCAGATGATAGTTAGATAGATCCCATTGTCCATCTGTGTTTACATTTCtcatttgttattataatatgcatgaataaaaaatatttacaaaactgttttaaCAAATAACTTTTTCCATTTTCTCACAAGTTTAACATTAGAAAGATGAAGCAAACCTTCAGCTCTGTGGAAGATTGCAAGAGTTCCATCAGCTAACGCAACCAAAACTCTCCCCTTCACATGTCTGAAACACAAAGAGACAAATTTTTCATATAGCTGGTGTTACTTGTTATCAGtctttttatatacactaccattcaaaagtttattccgcaaggatgcattaaattggtcaaatgtaacacttttacattgttacaaaatatttttgtcaaaaaatgcatttgaacattttaacaaaaaaaaaataaaaaacatcaaaacttacacaaaaaaaaaacaataaccatCAAAAACATCACATACAGTCTCACCACTCTCTATCCCACGTcggtgactgatgaattgggatcttgctTTGAGAGAccaagtgtaaactaaatgagccaatgcacattggcatgcaattattacatccagctgcagctgatcacagcgtgagtataaaaAGACGACAGACCGTTTCACCTGTgtgtttctggatgtggtcgctACTTGGCACGGGGTGATGGTcatgatcgctgcctcacgtgtctgcgCATTAAACATGTTGAGGTGGcgttcgtggatgactcatgttcccattgcaggaagatgaccatcttggaGCTGCGGACCAGGCTTCGCTACCTCTGGGGGCTCGTCCTGGCAGCTGCCAGGCGAGAACTACTTCCGGCAGTAGCATGAGTGGTTTGAGggtcacagtggtggcaaacccctcagggcACCAACCGATGACCAGATGTCGATCATTGCATCAGAGGGAGAGCTCTCTGAGGAACATTTGGCTGTGCTGCTGCCCTCCGGGACAGTGGCAATTCCTGAATCGGATCCAGAGatggcagctatgctttcccgggccgccgagaaggtagggcttgagtggaaatcctccaccgcgtcccgagcttTCCAGGCTCgatgattggtttctcagggTGGCCCGCGCTGGTTctcagtgcctttcttcccggaagtgcatgaggagctcaccaaGTTGTGGAAAGCAttttttactgccagaaactggcaTGTTAGTTCGATAGTGATGCAGCAAAGGGGTCTTCCAccttacacgctatggcgttactgcaggtgcatcAGGCCGAGGCACTAAAGGACCTCCATGAGGGTGATCACAAtctggaagttctgaaagagctccaaACCACCACTCACCTCACGCTCTGAGCGCCGAAGGTCACCACGAGTTCTCTgtgtcgtgcgatgtccacgcttgtgttCAGGAACACCATCTCTGGCTGTGCCTGGCTGACATGAGGGACACCAACGAGGTACAGTTCCTCAacgcccctgtgtcccagaccggcctcttcagcAAAGCAGTCGAGAGCTTTGCCAATCAGTTCTcagctgcacagaagcagacgGAGGCGATCCGACACATGCTGCCTCCACCCAGCTGTAGCGCCCCAGTCTGCTCGCCGCCGAGGGCATTTTCAGTAGACGGTTCGTGCCTAGAGTTCgggccagctgactcccaggtaatcctgaggccccggccaggctatgtgcccaagggtctcactactcccttcagggatcaggtggtgaacctgcaagcactgcccccggaggaggcagacccaacCCTAGCTTTGCACTGTCCCGTCCGAGCCCTGAGATGCTACgcagaccggacacaaagctttaggacctcagaccagcatTTTGTCTGTTAAAGGCCAAAAAAGGGGAAGgtcgtctctaagcagaggatagCCCaatggattgtggatgccatcaccctggcttatcaggcacagggtgtgccctgcccgctcaggttgcgagctcactctactaggagtgttgcatcctcctgggcgctggctcgtggcacctcgctgacagacatttgtagagctgcgggctgggtgaccccCAACAGGtttgctaggttctatagcctttgtgtggagccgttatcctcctgtgttctcacctcaaacgggtagtggcactgagaggccccggttagtgtcagcttgctaaaactaATCCAGAGTgaccgtactgtagaccctgtcaaGCTCTTCCATCCCCTTGGCAGCCAGATGCGTTGGAACATCCGCCACCAGGCCTTCTCCCGATGAATCTTTGAGAACTGGTAGTAGGCTGGGTTCCATATCCACGGGTTCCATATccaagtccacggtatagccttagagcccgtgtttccctggcagacttctgccatttccaatatttccAAAATCACCACAAAAACCTACACATACACCAACAATGATTAtcaggaaggatggggcttccgcagtatccctgttccaagtggaacgggtacgttttctcagtattatccaatctcactgagtgggtagtgctatgacAACGGTGAGTGGTCGTCTTGTTGGGATCCccagcctacaccaaaaaggggtgcTGGTGGcttgcacagggcactggaaagggcagcatccatggcgctttCGTAGAGGATCCCATTTCGGCGGTCCGACTGACTGGGAGTgtccgactgaaagggaacatctggGTTACGtatgtgtttcttgagcagcaaattaatGATTCTGAAAgcttatgtgacactgaagactggagtaatgatgctggaaattcagctttgccaccacataagtaaattttaaaatgtattattatttttaaaaaaaattgcagcgcaaataaaaacaatatcgctaataaattcagccttggtgagcgtaagagactttcaaaaacattaaaaaccgaccccaaacttttgaatggtagtgtacatactTCAGTAGGATTCTACTTACACCAAACTCAGTACAGAGTCTTTGAGTTTGATTGAATGAAGGCATTTCTTCCAGTTGGCCACTGCAGAGTGGACATAAAGCCTGTGGACAGAGTTTACAGAGACTTAACAGAGTATTTTACAtggtgcatttaatatttaagatgGAATTATGACttaagaatgtaaaaatgcaactGAAGATGTAATGCCAACCAGCCATTTTGGGCTCCCAGCCACATGGTCGGGGCAGCACTTGTTCCTGCCCGGTCGTCTCCTGCCTCTTCTGAGTCTGTGGGAGCTGATGTCACTTGCTTCTTCGGCACACCTGCTTCACTGATGGCACAACACACAGAGCAGACCATTTAAATTCAACACACATACCTAAATCATTTCCTAACGTATTCAGCAAATAGAAAACCATCCTTTTGCAGTGAGAAAAACAGGACTGGTTTAGAAAACTGTATAATATTTGTGCATAAACCTTTATGAAAGCATTTGGTAAGCACTTTCATCAAGTTTTTGTGGTTTAGTAGGCTATAGTTGAGGTACCTGTGTGTGTTGTCAGTAAAGACATGCTCGGTGAAAGGACCGAGTGTGTTGTCTGCATTCTCATTAGGCCCTGCCTCCTCAGACACCTCAATGGCTTCTGTCGCTTCCTCCGCAGACTGTGACACTGCTAAGCTTCTGCACACTGGAGCTGTAGGAGCTAAACACAAAACATATGATAAACACTATGTAGTCTCAAAGATTCCTATCATACATTTTCAGTCAGTTTGCTCACCTTGGCTTCGGTCCTGCACAGGTGTGTCGGTGCGAGAGGAGCAGTTGCTGCGCACTACGCTGCAGTTAGTGGCACAGCCCACGATGGTGATCCCCGCCAGCATGCCCTCCACTCCACCCTTCTCCTCTGAAGGCCCATCTCCAGCCTGCTGCTCCAGAAATATCTCACCTGCTGGGTAATCACTCTCACTGGCCGCTACACTCACACAAGTGACACAAGTGACAGTTAACACATCTTTTACAGTGTCTGTTACAGTTGAGAGTGTAGTTATTTGTATATAGCACTACACAGACCTGGTACACTGGAGATGCACAGCACATGGGCATTACACACATTAAACTGGTCGACCAGTGAGCAGGGCTGGTTTGCGTCGATAATCACCACTTTACTGGCTGAATGAGTGCTGGTCAGGATCCACACGCGGCTGCTCATGGAGTCAGTCTCATGCAGTTCTTTAGGCTAAAAGAGGGAGAAACACCAATGTTTAGACTCCAGCTGATTTAATTTAGAACTCTGATGTTTGAAATACACTTCCAGCATTCATTTActtaaagaaagaaaggaaagcaatgtcagtaaaatgtaaaagatgTACAGTGAGGTCCAAAAGTCTATGACCCCTTCTGATCTAGTGACtagtgaatttaaaaaataattatattaaatgatttaagtaaaaaaaaaagtaaaaatgactaaaatgttattataagCATAACAAATTGAGTGAAAAATTTACCTCAAAAATGAGCAATAAATTTGAAACCTTCTTAGTATGTGGTTTGTCTCCCTTCTGCTTTAATCAGTCACAAATTACCTTATTTGAATTTCTTTCCATTCTTTACTTTTACATGCTGctttttccaggtttaaatttaattgcaataaaatgaCCTTCTGATcccactgtgtgtatgtgtatttacactactcttcaaaggtttggagtcggtaagattttctatatttctcagagacgtctcttatgctcaccaaggctacatttatttcatttaaaaaataaaaacagtacatttgtgaaatattattacaatttaaaagatctgttatctattgcaatatatttaaaaatatcatttattactgtggcaaagctgaatttattactgtggcaaagctgaatttttagcagtaactacttattattacatttcttattattatcagtgttaaaatgttgctgcttgttattttttgtggaggttgtgttacttttttcaagattctttgatgaatagaaagctcaaaataactgcattttttaattaaaatatttgtaaccttataaatgtttttactgtcgcttttgttcaattgaatgcatccttgagttaaaagtattaatttctttaaacaaaaaaaaaatcttacggatcccaattttttctttttctttctttttttttttttgaacatctcTTCCAAACGTGTTGgtttattttcttgtaatttcatGTGTTtaactcttgttttttttaaaggcccTTTACCTTCTTTTTCTCTGGTGAGCTCTGCTCACTCTTGCCGTCTCCACCTTCGTCTTCAGCAGTCAAAGGATCTGAGCCGTTGGACAGCTTCACAGCTGCAGTCTCCTGATTGGGTGTCTTCCAGCCAGTGAGATCCACACCAGCAGCACACCATAACTGAAGAACAAGAGTCTGAGTTCATAACTTCAAACCCTCAAAACAAATAGTCTGCATGCCTGTATGCATTTTTACCTTCCTGTTAGGGTCTTTCTCCACCAGAGGGCGGCAGTAAACTGGCACAGGGACATTTTTCATACAATTACCGTCTTTCTCAATGGCCTGTGAGGACACAGGAAGACAGTGATGTTCACAAGGCCTTTGTAAATGAGATCACTGCCACACTCTACAAGCACTCCCATCATGCCCTGGTTAAGATTGCCTTGATCCAGGGCAGACAGAGAAAGGGGAAACCAAGACCAGCAGATCAAAGTCTGTTAGAGGGTTACAAGGCAGACGCATGCGCAGTGACAGTCAATCTACTGTATAGTCAGCAAATGTcattgagacagagagagaacagcAAATCATGATTCGagtgtttctaagatggaggAAAGTTTGATACGGACGAGCATATCATGTTACACAACACCGACAAAATAGACTTTCTCACCATCTGAATTAATTTACTTTCATCTAAGACTACGTTCtctgtatataattaaatattggaacgtgattatattaaaacaagctttcgttttaaaatgaaaaagcacaaaaaagattaaaatgatttaaaatgtactttaaagtaaatattttaatacacatttaaaagagTACTTAAGTGTCATGAACGTGTACTCTCTTTATTAAGTACAcctaagtggccttttattttctgaatattatatattctgtaagtacaggtttttttatatatatatactttttcacaagggaccaaactatttaaattaaattgtaatagtaatcAACTATGCCCACTGCATTACTGAtttcataaatctgaaaaatgttgaACGGAAAGAAATCTATGCATTAAACTTTTATTTCCTATTACATGAAATCATAACATATGACATATTTGagctttttaaatttcagttaattagttaacataaagttagttaatttttttacaatttaatgtaacattattaaaaagctaaataaaagtgCAGTTTAGCAGAGAGGTGGCCtttacacacaatataataatattatgataagTCTTGTCTTAGTCAAAATCCAAAGGTACTCTTACAAAACAGTACTTTGGCGATACCATGGTACAACAGTGctatcagatggtaatactatggtatttACTACTCCAATATACTATTGCATATGAAATGCTGAATGATTACCACATTCACAGACCActgtatttaaattacaaattgATATATGgtactacatttacatttcaggTTGTCTTTCAATAACGCTGACTAATAAATTATGATGACTGGCACAGTTATATCAGTGAAGGTTGTATGTGACTGTAAAATCAGCAAAATgtctaaaatgcattaaatatttctaaagatATATTCAACTTAgcaaagacattatttttttgCTATATCAGGTTTCTGCTGCCGTTACGCTCTGATTTGCTGACTGAGGCTGAGTCAGGTTAGGAATGGGAGTTAAAGGGACAGGGTGGGAGAGGTGCATGCTGGTCCTCTGCCGCTCAGACTTGCCTGCGTCTTCTTCGCTGTGGCATCTTGAGCACTGTCCGCCTGGGAGCCGTTCTGTGGGAGATCACAGTTAGAGCCACGGTGACCCTGACAAACACATTGTCACCGTGGCAACCCTAACACTGTTGCCACTCCAGAAACCAGCACAACGTGAACTAGTTAACTagtcccataaaaaaaaaaaaaaaaaaaaaaaacattccagacTAAAATGCTATTACTAAGACAATGGCAACAAGCACACAGTCATAGCTATGCTGCTGTGTCACACACGTGAGAATTCAGATGGATGATGTGGTACCGAACATGTTAAACCATTTATAATAGTTAAAAGAGGTACCAAGTTGTTAGCAGGACAAAACGCTAAACgtatttttcttcacattttcatGTCTGCAGCTTTACAGCAAACTGAGCAAAGAGAGTAAGCAAACATTCACTTTTCTGTTTCTCTTATATAGTATTGGGAAGCCTACATTATTTTAGCAAAACAGTTTATTTGCGCGGTTCATGTAAATAAACAATTCACtgataaaattaacaaattagtgcaaacacaattgcaaatatatatatatatatatatatatatatatatatatatatatatatatatatatatatatatatatatatatacacacacacacacatacatactattagagtattatatatatatatataaaataaaacacctaaaatgtatttaaattaacaaaaacaattttaattttttaaaacaattttagcattttttgtcaaatattaagTGAAAATGTATTCTTCATCacaattgtttattttactttttctagAATTATAAATTCCAGTTAAGTTCACTTTAATGATTTCACCatgatatatagtttttgttgtaGATGA includes:
- the mapk8ip3 gene encoding C-Jun-amino-terminal kinase-interacting protein 3, with protein sequence MMELDEVVYQDDYGAVSVMSERVSGLASSIYREFERLIQSYDEEVVKELMPLVVNVLENLDSVLTENQEHEVELELLKEDNEQLITQYEREKALRKQAEEKFIEYEDVLEADKKDLQSMLETLELQSKQLELKAKNYADQVSRLEERESDMKKEYNALHQRHTEMIQTYVEHFERSKMQQTGSNQSESTGCGRTKTERPPSLSLFPGGDGMVRGGPGGARNVSSDVWNSSDLSRPVYAPGYQEDGSDSDSVAATPSSTGSKSNTPTSSVPSATVTPQNDELVLVGKNTKRLSRNMEVQVSQETRNVSIGMGSSDEWSEFQEIIDSTPELDMCLDPRSFGGGNKPSQGIVNEAFGINTDSLYHEIKDAKSDIIGDVDAGAELLGEFSVRDDFFGMGKEVENLLTENKKLLETKNALNIVKNDLIAKVDELSSEQEVFREELETVKQSKSKVDQRVKELEEELKRLRAEALGVSQDSKDEGGEDYSSPLQDDVAMTQRRRFTRVEMARVLMERNQYKERLMELQEAVRWTEMIRASRESPALPEKKKSIIWQFFARLFSSSASPPPVKRPYTSVNIHYKSPSPAGYNQRRSQTMCQISTSSCILEFMPEDDSALCTRREQRREQYRQVREHMRRKDGPMQTCGWSVPPRLKQNGSQADSAQDATAKKTQAIEKDGNCMKNVPVPVYCRPLVEKDPNRKLWCAAGVDLTGWKTPNQETAAVKLSNGSDPLTAEDEGGDGKSEQSSPEKKKPKELHETDSMSSRVWILTSTHSASKVVIIDANQPCSLVDQFNVCNAHVLCISSVPAASESDYPAGEIFLEQQAGDGPSEEKGGVEGMLAGITIVGCATNCSVVRSNCSSRTDTPVQDRSQAPTAPVCRSLAVSQSAEEATEAIEVSEEAGPNENADNTLGPFTEHVFTDNTHSEAGVPKKQVTSAPTDSEEAGDDRAGTSAAPTMWLGAQNGWLYVHSAVANWKKCLHSIKLKDSVLSLVHVKGRVLVALADGTLAIFHRAEDGQWDLSNYHLMDLGRPHHSIRCMAVVHDKVWCGNKNKIHVIQPKSMQIEKSFDAHPRKESQVRQLAWIGDGVWVSIRLDSTLRLYHALTHQHLQDVDIEPYVSKMLGTGKLGFSFVRITALLIGGNRLWVGTGNGVIISIPLTETVVLHRGQLLGLRANKVSPTSSGGVIHVYADDSNSEKSSFIPYCSMAQAQLCFHGHRDAVKFFVSVPGNVLATLNGSVLDSPSESQGSSAPTDTEAQSIQNVLVLSGGEGYIDFRIGDGEDETEEADSEAPQMKPALSKAERSHIIVWQVSYGPE